The genomic window CCATGGCCGAAGAACCGGCATGAAAAGCGCCGTCTGACCCATGAGGCATTCCTTGAGAAGTACCGCTCCATCCTGGCCGAAGAAAGTCTCCTCCAGTTCAAGACAGACAACAGGGGGCTGTTCGAGTACAGTCTCGAGAGCCTGAACAACTTCGGCATGGTCTTCCATGAAGTGAAGCTCGATCTTCATGCAGACGAACCGGAAGACAACATAAGGACGGAGTACGAAGACAAGTTTTCAGCCAAGGGAAATAAAATATACAGACTCAAAGCATCTTTCTGAAGATGCTTTTTTTAATGTCGTGTATTTCACCGTGAAAGAATGATAAAATATACTTGGACAATATAAATTCTGGATCAGTTTGGAGGAGATCACTTGAGCACTTTTGACTTCAATAGGCAGACGACAAGGGAAGGTACATACAGCGTCCAGTACGAGGGGACCGAAAAGCTTTTCGGGACGGACGGGCTCGAACCATTCTGGATTGCGGACATGGACATCGAAACGCCGGAAGCGGTCTCGGATGCAATGAAGAAGCGCATCGACAACGGCATATTCGGTTATACGAAGTGGCAGAATCCGAAGTTCTATGGGGCGGTGAAAGGCTGGTGGCACGAGAGGTTCGGCATCACCCTCGAGGATGAGGAGATCCATTATGCGCCCTCTGTGATGTTTACAATCGGTGAGGTGGTCAGACAATTTTCCGAAGAAGGGGATGGTGTCATCCTCACCATGCCCTCCTATAACGCATTCATAGGAATGGTGAAGGGGAACGGCCGGAAGATCGTCGACTGCCCACTGCTCGAAAATGGTGATGGATGGCAGTTCGACTTCGAACGTTTTGAAGCGCTTTGCAGCCGGGACGATGTGAAAGTATACATCCACTGCAATCCGCACAATCCCACCGGGCGGGTGTGGAGGTGTGATGAACTGGAGAAGATCCGGGAAATCTGCCTCAGGACGGGCGTCTTTCTGATCAGCGATGAAATCCATATGGATTTTGTGCGACCGAAAGGACAGTTCGTTTCGATGGTGGAACTGATGGCGGACGGTGACCCGATGCTGGTGACGACAGGACTTGGGAAGACCTTCAACCTCGCCAGCATCCCGCACTCCTATTTCATTACGAGGGATAAGGCGCTCCGAAAGAAGATCGCCCGCAACATTGCATCCAGATACGGCATGGGGGCTGCAAACAGCCTGGCGCTCGAAGCGCTCCATGCTGCATATACGGAATGCGGGGCGTGGGTGGACGGGCTGAACAGCCACATCGAAGAGAACATGCAGCTCGTCGAAGACTACATCACTGCACACATGTCCGAATGGCTTGATTTCAAAAAGCCCGAGGCGACCTACCTGGCATGGATCAGCTTTGAAAAGAGCGGCCTTGCGGATGAGGAAGTACATAAGGCCCTAATCGACATCGGCGGTATCGCGGTGTCTCCCGGACACATATACGACATGAAAAAGAACCGGCATTTCCGGTTCAATGTCGCTTCAAGCCGTCATAGGGTCGAAGATGGGCTGGAGAGGATACACCGTACATTCAAAAAAATCACGAAATCTACAGTTCAGTAGCTTCCATGATTTCTCCAGTATATGCATCAGCGGTGAATTTATAGCGCTTCTTACCCGCATTTTCGTGCGTATGGAAGCGGCCTGTGAATACTTCGCGTTCAATGCCAAGGAATCTGTTCCTGTTGGCATGGTAGTCGATAGAAACGAATGAGATATCTTCATACTGCCTGTACAGCCGGTCGATGACCGTCTGGGGATGGATTGGCCTGTTCAGCCTGAACCAGACGACTACCGGAAGCAGGATGACTGATGAGATGAGCAGTGCTCTGACGATTTTGGATAGCATGTCATGACCTCCTTATCGCAATCAGTTTAACATATTTTATCAGTAGAAGGATTACAAAAAGGAGGATTTGAATGAAAA from Salinicoccus sp. RF5 includes these protein-coding regions:
- a CDS encoding MalY/PatB family protein, with product MSTFDFNRQTTREGTYSVQYEGTEKLFGTDGLEPFWIADMDIETPEAVSDAMKKRIDNGIFGYTKWQNPKFYGAVKGWWHERFGITLEDEEIHYAPSVMFTIGEVVRQFSEEGDGVILTMPSYNAFIGMVKGNGRKIVDCPLLENGDGWQFDFERFEALCSRDDVKVYIHCNPHNPTGRVWRCDELEKIREICLRTGVFLISDEIHMDFVRPKGQFVSMVELMADGDPMLVTTGLGKTFNLASIPHSYFITRDKALRKKIARNIASRYGMGAANSLALEALHAAYTECGAWVDGLNSHIEENMQLVEDYITAHMSEWLDFKKPEATYLAWISFEKSGLADEEVHKALIDIGGIAVSPGHIYDMKKNRHFRFNVASSRHRVEDGLERIHRTFKKITKSTVQ